One genomic region from Fictibacillus marinisediminis encodes:
- a CDS encoding sensor histidine kinase has product MLIEKLLLHVLIVLAPILSYSFFFEKKQVSTSPYLYGTLQSISATLCILFAFYEGDLYWDLRYAPLVLAFLYGGRIAGGMVLGTILIVRAAMGGDAVVFALAGVVLATVIPFFFSKKISGYHAGKRVKAAMLMGVWPSFVQIAILISYTFFYGTADEDFMTTISHVLSFSILQVIGVGTASKLNELVIERALMKQEIEKAEKLNTMGELAASIAHEVRNPLTVVKGFLQLMQQDDKDNNHPYIPLVLSELGRAEVIISDYLNFAKPEFKNLEDFSLSQVLSDVVMLLNALAVKQGVELKSDLKPALFLFTDRNQLKQAFVNIIKNAIEATPSGGTVTVSLALSGDQALITVADTGKGMTEEQLSRIGTLFYTTKDKGTGLGTTVSVRIIESMQGKVSFKSEVGKGTEVTLRLPIVQNVQISL; this is encoded by the coding sequence ATGCTGATAGAAAAACTCCTTCTGCATGTGCTGATTGTTTTGGCTCCAATCTTAAGCTACAGTTTCTTTTTTGAGAAAAAGCAGGTTTCAACATCCCCTTACCTCTACGGAACCTTGCAAAGTATCTCTGCAACACTTTGTATTCTGTTTGCTTTTTACGAAGGAGACCTCTATTGGGATTTACGGTACGCCCCTCTGGTGCTTGCCTTTCTTTATGGAGGTAGAATAGCAGGCGGAATGGTTTTGGGTACAATTCTAATCGTCAGAGCTGCAATGGGCGGGGATGCAGTGGTGTTTGCATTGGCCGGTGTTGTATTAGCCACGGTTATCCCCTTTTTTTTCAGCAAAAAAATCAGTGGTTATCATGCAGGTAAACGGGTGAAGGCAGCGATGTTAATGGGTGTCTGGCCATCTTTTGTCCAAATTGCGATCCTCATTTCCTATACCTTTTTTTATGGAACAGCAGATGAGGATTTCATGACAACGATATCTCATGTTCTTTCGTTCAGCATCCTTCAGGTGATAGGGGTAGGAACAGCCTCTAAGCTGAATGAGCTGGTCATTGAACGTGCCTTGATGAAGCAGGAGATTGAGAAGGCAGAAAAGCTGAACACGATGGGAGAGCTTGCTGCCTCGATTGCTCATGAAGTGAGAAATCCTCTTACCGTAGTAAAGGGGTTCCTTCAGCTTATGCAACAGGATGATAAAGACAATAACCACCCGTATATTCCGCTCGTGTTAAGCGAATTAGGGCGTGCTGAAGTAATTATCAGCGACTATTTAAATTTTGCCAAACCAGAATTTAAAAATCTGGAAGATTTCTCCTTGTCACAAGTCCTGTCCGATGTTGTTATGCTTCTCAATGCGCTGGCTGTCAAGCAAGGCGTAGAGCTAAAAAGCGATTTAAAGCCGGCACTTTTTTTGTTCACAGACCGAAATCAGCTGAAGCAGGCGTTCGTTAACATTATTAAAAATGCGATTGAAGCGACACCTTCCGGGGGGACAGTCACTGTCAGTCTTGCACTATCGGGAGATCAGGCATTGATTACCGTAGCGGATACAGGCAAAGGGATGACGGAAGAACAGCTTTCGAGAATCGGTACGCTGTTCTATACGACAAAAGATAAGGGAACAGGGCTGGGAACGACGGTGTCTGTCAGAATCATAGAATCTATGCAAGGCAAAGTTTCTTTCAAAAGCGAAGTCGGAAAAGGTACGGAAGTTACATTGCGGCTGCCGATTGTGCAAAACGTTCAAATCAGCCTATAA
- a CDS encoding NAD-dependent succinate-semialdehyde dehydrogenase, whose protein sequence is MEADIAALVKTEMFIDGEWLEAAKGERHPVRNPATGELIANVAFGGEKDAERAVNAAERAFPHWAAETAEIRADYLITIYNLIMEDADRLAKILTMEEGKPLAEAKREVLWGAEYVLWYAGEAKRIYGEILPSSEQNQQLLVQRYPVGIVAAITPWNFPFSMITRKLAPALAAGCTVVIKPSPETPLSAIALFEIFEKAGLPHGAANLVIGNAKEISGVFVNHDKVRKISFTGSAQIGKQFMEQAAKKLKKVSLELGGHAPFIVFDDADIDLAVDGLIQNKFQNNGQTCTCANRVFVQKNVLEQFTDVLTDKIKELKIGNGIEKGVEVGPLIHKAALSQVQIQVEDAVHKGAEIIAGGNPLRNGVYKKGNFFEPTILCDVTQEMKIFQEETFGPVIPLIPFETEDEAVEQANETVYGLAAYVYTKNLGRTIRVSDRLEFGMVGINGTKVGYVQAPFGGMKESGIGREGGKYGLDEFLEYKLLNINF, encoded by the coding sequence ATGGAGGCTGATATTGCTGCTTTGGTAAAGACGGAAATGTTCATAGACGGAGAATGGTTAGAGGCGGCAAAGGGAGAACGTCATCCTGTGAGAAATCCAGCGACCGGGGAGCTCATCGCAAATGTCGCTTTTGGCGGTGAAAAAGACGCAGAGCGTGCGGTTAATGCCGCTGAAAGAGCTTTTCCTCATTGGGCAGCAGAAACAGCGGAAATACGTGCTGACTACTTGATAACCATCTATAACTTAATTATGGAGGATGCGGACCGGCTGGCAAAAATCCTAACGATGGAAGAAGGAAAGCCGCTTGCCGAGGCGAAACGGGAAGTCCTCTGGGGTGCTGAATATGTCCTCTGGTATGCTGGGGAAGCAAAGCGAATTTATGGTGAGATCCTTCCTTCTTCTGAACAAAACCAGCAGCTTCTTGTTCAGCGGTATCCGGTCGGCATTGTGGCGGCCATTACGCCATGGAATTTTCCCTTCTCCATGATTACAAGGAAACTGGCTCCTGCCCTGGCAGCAGGGTGCACGGTTGTGATTAAGCCGTCCCCTGAAACGCCGCTGTCGGCCATTGCTCTTTTTGAAATCTTTGAAAAGGCAGGTCTGCCGCATGGTGCAGCCAATCTGGTCATCGGAAATGCAAAGGAAATCAGTGGAGTCTTTGTGAACCATGATAAGGTCAGAAAGATTAGTTTTACCGGATCCGCTCAGATCGGGAAGCAATTCATGGAACAAGCTGCAAAAAAACTGAAGAAGGTTTCTCTCGAGCTTGGCGGACATGCTCCTTTTATCGTATTTGATGATGCAGACATTGATCTTGCGGTTGATGGTTTAATACAAAATAAGTTTCAAAACAATGGTCAGACCTGCACGTGTGCTAATCGTGTATTTGTCCAAAAAAATGTGCTTGAACAATTTACGGATGTGCTAACTGATAAAATAAAAGAACTGAAAATCGGAAATGGAATAGAGAAGGGTGTAGAGGTAGGTCCGCTCATCCATAAAGCGGCGCTCTCACAGGTACAGATCCAAGTCGAAGATGCCGTACATAAAGGAGCCGAAATTATAGCAGGAGGCAACCCGCTTAGGAACGGCGTATACAAAAAAGGGAATTTCTTTGAACCGACCATCCTGTGTGATGTCACACAAGAGATGAAAATCTTTCAGGAAGAAACATTCGGGCCTGTTATTCCCCTCATCCCCTTTGAGACAGAAGACGAAGCAGTCGAACAGGCGAATGAGACGGTCTACGGTTTGGCCGCTTATGTATATACGAAAAACCTTGGAAGGACTATCAGGGTTTCAGATCGACTGGAATTTGGGATGGTCGGCATTAACGGAACAAAAGTCGGGTATGTGCAGGCACCGTTTGGCGGTATGAAAGAAAGCGGAATAGGCCGTGAGGGCGGGAAGTACGGACTGGATGAATTTCTGGAGTATAAACTGCTCAATATTAATTTTTAG
- a CDS encoding alpha-amylase family glycosyl hydrolase, translating into MKKGFGILMSLVLFLGIVLVQLPKTADASSYQKVVVRGSLSPLDWGSDNNPLTMQQDGTWKSNPIPLTGGSKLEFKYVRDDQWMDGSNLEFTPPQTGSYVFVFHPDDERKVDINLLEGKGKVTLNVTVPKSTPDWANVTVGTSLNGFNYSVTSLKKAGDQKYSIQLTGEPGQSFIYFYALGDEKYKEVRSEPRKAVFTEAGETVNDEVEKWSGVPVAKSVTHNFNYKPFIPNHKENVMVKTTVEHYGQVNKGGIYFTADGSTPEGKRGIAKNGTFVPMYAVSKTSLGDGLYKSVLSGTIPKQKDSTRIKYKIDVWNTAGEGSQFADTNSIQSADATEFAYYVDDYKSPEWAKNASIYHIFVDRFMDGNPKNNEPVDPNLSYDERLKGWMGGDLQGVKDKIDYIKDLGVNTIWISPIYKGPYSHGYHPADFMKIDPRFGNNKLMKEIIKEAHKKGMKVVYDLVPNHTSIQHPFFQDALKNGTNSPYYNWYTFTKWPTDYKTFYGVTELPELNNDNPATRSYMMNKVVPFWLNDLGFDGFRLDYAKGPSYSFWVDFRHTVKKLKPNAFIYGEVWDSREKINTYSGKLDGALDFPMQGALLDVFAKGQSMNELSDAIRLNQKTYNSEYVMGTVLDNHDMPRFLFESGGDVNKLKQAAAAQFTLPGAPIIYYGTEVGLSQSKDHNKVDEWKDRYFREMMPWDKAHQNASIKQYYKKLIKLRNDEPALRTGKYKEWYSDDQVIIYERSNKHDRFLVVLNNGSEEKVTLKKSFDDKNDLVLKNVWNKKDVIQPGKKDDLTIVSKAGSVQIFEVVKDKKSTKKKAS; encoded by the coding sequence TTGAAAAAGGGATTTGGCATATTGATGTCATTGGTGCTGTTTTTAGGGATCGTATTGGTTCAGCTGCCTAAAACGGCTGATGCGAGCAGCTATCAAAAAGTGGTTGTAAGGGGAAGCTTGTCTCCATTGGATTGGGGTTCTGACAATAATCCGCTGACAATGCAGCAGGATGGGACATGGAAGAGCAATCCGATTCCGCTTACCGGAGGCAGCAAGCTTGAGTTTAAGTACGTAAGGGACGATCAGTGGATGGATGGCAGCAATCTGGAGTTTACGCCACCACAGACAGGAAGCTATGTTTTCGTCTTTCATCCGGACGATGAAAGAAAAGTAGATATCAATCTCTTAGAAGGCAAAGGGAAAGTAACATTGAACGTGACGGTTCCAAAATCCACACCCGACTGGGCGAATGTAACCGTTGGGACAAGCTTGAACGGTTTTAACTATTCAGTAACCAGCCTGAAAAAGGCAGGAGATCAGAAATACAGCATCCAGCTAACAGGTGAACCAGGCCAATCCTTCATCTATTTTTACGCGCTTGGTGATGAAAAGTATAAAGAGGTAAGAAGTGAACCGCGTAAAGCAGTATTCACCGAAGCGGGCGAGACGGTGAATGATGAAGTAGAGAAATGGAGCGGTGTGCCTGTTGCAAAGAGCGTGACGCATAACTTTAACTATAAGCCTTTCATTCCGAACCATAAAGAGAATGTAATGGTCAAGACGACAGTAGAGCATTACGGGCAGGTGAATAAAGGCGGAATCTATTTTACGGCAGACGGCTCCACTCCTGAAGGGAAAAGGGGCATTGCAAAGAACGGAACTTTTGTCCCAATGTATGCTGTCTCGAAAACAAGTCTTGGAGATGGATTATATAAGTCTGTGCTTAGTGGAACCATTCCAAAACAAAAAGACAGTACAAGGATTAAATACAAGATCGATGTTTGGAATACAGCCGGCGAAGGTTCGCAGTTTGCAGACACGAACAGCATTCAGTCTGCTGATGCTACTGAATTCGCCTATTATGTAGATGACTATAAATCTCCTGAATGGGCAAAAAATGCTTCTATCTATCATATTTTTGTAGACCGTTTTATGGACGGAAATCCGAAGAACAATGAGCCTGTTGATCCTAACCTTTCCTATGATGAGCGGTTAAAAGGATGGATGGGCGGCGACCTTCAAGGTGTTAAGGATAAAATTGATTACATCAAGGATCTTGGTGTCAATACCATCTGGATTTCGCCGATCTACAAAGGGCCGTATTCACACGGCTATCATCCGGCAGACTTTATGAAGATTGATCCGCGTTTTGGAAACAACAAACTCATGAAGGAAATTATTAAAGAAGCACACAAAAAGGGTATGAAAGTGGTTTATGATCTCGTTCCGAACCATACGTCCATCCAGCATCCGTTCTTCCAGGACGCTTTGAAAAATGGAACAAACAGCCCGTATTACAACTGGTACACCTTTACGAAATGGCCGACAGATTATAAAACGTTCTACGGTGTAACAGAGCTTCCAGAACTGAACAACGACAATCCTGCAACTCGGAGCTATATGATGAATAAAGTCGTTCCTTTCTGGCTGAACGATCTTGGCTTCGACGGTTTCAGGCTCGATTATGCCAAGGGCCCAAGCTATAGCTTCTGGGTGGATTTCAGGCATACTGTGAAAAAACTTAAGCCGAACGCTTTTATTTATGGGGAAGTTTGGGACAGCCGAGAAAAGATCAACACTTACTCCGGCAAGCTTGACGGTGCTCTGGATTTCCCGATGCAGGGCGCATTGCTTGATGTGTTCGCAAAAGGGCAATCAATGAATGAGCTGAGTGATGCGATCCGCTTGAACCAAAAAACATACAACTCAGAATATGTGATGGGAACGGTCTTGGACAACCATGATATGCCTCGCTTTTTATTCGAGTCCGGCGGTGATGTGAACAAATTGAAGCAGGCAGCTGCGGCGCAGTTTACACTTCCAGGAGCACCAATCATCTACTACGGAACTGAGGTTGGCTTATCACAAAGCAAGGATCATAACAAAGTTGACGAGTGGAAGGACCGCTATTTCCGAGAGATGATGCCATGGGATAAAGCGCATCAAAATGCTTCCATAAAGCAGTATTATAAGAAACTGATTAAACTGAGAAACGATGAACCCGCGCTACGTACAGGAAAGTATAAAGAGTGGTATTCTGATGACCAAGTCATCATTTATGAAAGAAGCAATAAGCATGACCGCTTCCTTGTTGTTCTGAACAACGGAAGTGAAGAAAAAGTAACACTGAAGAAATCATTTGATGATAAGAATGATCTCGTACTAAAGAATGTATGGAACAAAAAGGATGTCATCCAGCCTGGAAAGAAAGACGATCTGACCATCGTCTCTAAAGCAGGATCTGTTCAGATTTTTGAAGTAGTTAAAGATAAAAAGAGCACAAAGAAAAAGGCATCGTAA
- a CDS encoding ABC transporter ATP-binding protein produces MLKGLSEPFWHKRAVVQEVMAKEAVPGRKKEKAKDWRRTLQQIWSYLAREKGRLWLVLFMVVLSSILGLLGPFLIGRAIDHYIITKENSGLLRLLAGLLAIYILNSGALWLQNYWMIGIAQNTVFSMRTQLFRHLHKLPIPFFDQRQYGEIMSRVINDIENVSSTLNSSVIQIFSSVLTLLGTIGFMLWLSPLLTAVTLVIVPVMFLGMRWITSRTGRLFKEQQRNLGELNGYIEETVSGQRIVKAFSQEERVIAELLAKNDKLKESGFWAQTYSGFIPKLMNVLNNVSFALIAGAGGVLALKGMVTIGTIVIFGEYSRQFTRPLNDLSNQFNTLLSAVAGAERVFEVLDEEEETKDEEGNEDLDDVHGEIEFKDVSFSYEEGGNTVNDISFHASPGETVALVGPTGAGKTTIINLLSRFYDANSGSILVDGREITGIKRKALREHMGFVLQDPFLFEGTIMENIRYGRLDASDEEVREAAKEANAHSFIAKLANGYETMVEQDGSGISQGQKQLLSIARAILANPVILVLDEATSSIDTITEMKIQEALQRLMEGKTSFIIAHRLNTIQKADQILVLKDGGILERGSHEKLLKQKGFYSELYHSQLQREIG; encoded by the coding sequence ATGCTCAAGGGTTTGAGTGAACCGTTCTGGCATAAAAGGGCTGTCGTTCAAGAGGTGATGGCGAAGGAAGCCGTACCGGGAAGAAAAAAAGAGAAAGCAAAGGATTGGCGAAGAACGCTTCAGCAGATCTGGAGCTATCTTGCACGTGAGAAGGGTCGCTTATGGCTCGTCCTCTTCATGGTTGTCCTAAGTTCAATTCTCGGTCTGCTTGGCCCTTTTTTGATCGGAAGGGCCATTGACCATTATATTATTACAAAAGAAAACAGCGGCCTTTTAAGGCTTCTTGCCGGTTTGCTGGCTATTTATATCCTGAACTCCGGAGCGCTATGGCTTCAGAACTACTGGATGATCGGAATTGCACAGAATACGGTCTTCTCGATGAGGACTCAGCTGTTTCGCCATCTTCACAAACTGCCGATCCCATTTTTCGATCAGCGCCAGTACGGAGAAATCATGAGCCGGGTCATCAATGATATTGAGAATGTAAGCTCCACGCTTAACTCTTCGGTCATCCAGATTTTCTCCAGTGTACTGACTCTGTTAGGAACAATTGGATTCATGCTTTGGCTGAGCCCGCTGCTAACTGCGGTCACCCTTGTGATTGTGCCGGTTATGTTCCTTGGTATGCGGTGGATCACAAGCCGTACAGGCCGGTTATTTAAGGAACAGCAGAGAAACCTTGGAGAACTGAACGGTTATATCGAGGAAACCGTTTCAGGGCAGCGGATCGTAAAAGCTTTCTCTCAGGAAGAACGTGTTATTGCTGAGCTTTTGGCGAAAAATGATAAGTTAAAGGAATCCGGGTTTTGGGCACAAACGTATTCAGGTTTCATTCCCAAACTGATGAATGTTTTGAATAATGTCAGCTTTGCTTTAATTGCCGGGGCAGGGGGCGTTTTAGCTTTAAAAGGGATGGTCACGATCGGAACCATCGTAATCTTTGGCGAATACTCGAGGCAGTTTACCCGCCCGCTGAATGATCTTTCCAACCAGTTTAATACGCTCTTATCAGCAGTTGCAGGAGCGGAGCGGGTGTTTGAAGTACTGGATGAGGAAGAAGAGACGAAAGATGAAGAAGGAAACGAAGATTTGGATGATGTTCATGGAGAGATTGAATTTAAGGATGTCTCCTTCTCCTATGAAGAAGGAGGCAATACCGTCAATGATATCTCATTTCATGCTTCACCAGGTGAAACGGTCGCCTTGGTCGGTCCGACGGGAGCCGGGAAAACGACGATCATCAATCTTTTGTCCCGTTTTTATGATGCGAACAGCGGAAGTATTCTCGTGGACGGGCGTGAAATCACGGGGATTAAGCGCAAGGCACTTAGGGAGCATATGGGATTTGTGCTGCAGGATCCGTTCCTCTTTGAAGGGACCATTATGGAAAACATCCGTTACGGAAGACTGGATGCTTCAGATGAGGAAGTCAGGGAAGCAGCAAAGGAAGCGAATGCCCACTCCTTTATTGCGAAACTGGCTAATGGGTACGAGACCATGGTTGAACAGGATGGCAGCGGCATCAGCCAGGGGCAGAAGCAGCTGTTAAGCATCGCAAGAGCGATTCTGGCCAATCCTGTCATCCTCGTTTTGGATGAAGCAACGAGCAGCATTGATACGATCACAGAGATGAAAATTCAGGAAGCCTTGCAGCGGCTGATGGAAGGCAAGACGAGCTTTATTATCGCCCACAGGCTGAACACCATTCAAAAAGCCGATCAGATCCTCGTATTAAAAGACGGAGGAATACTTGAAAGAGGCTCTCACGAAAAACTTCTGAAGCAAAAAGGCTTTTACTCCGAGCTTTACCACAGCCAGCTCCAAAGGGAGATCGGCTAG
- a CDS encoding BglG family transcription antiterminator, whose product MIERQNRLLSFLLKSGGSVSVDDIAAELDCSEKTIRNDCKVIDQWLKQASDVRLIRRRGVGVYLEGTASAISNLMDISKKEQAADTVMADSIRRMSIVRQLLLKNKDSTLQELAEKYYVSKTVVRHDIKQMGDWLKSFNLEMQLKQKVGLRVDGNEKNRRDALSRLTGMLIHAAEEEKNFVNQIFAPHEIDFVRSSLKKLEQQLCYSFTESALENLITHILISIKRVKTGSKITISPDEEERIKQTKEYPAVGAFLKDIEKAIAVKLPQEEAVYITIRVLGTKVYYHAKDRGKLEKELAGFDAAVLEFSKKLIEAVSEITDIDFTNDELLLAGLAGHLQTTFHRLDYALPFSNPMADEIKKMYMTMFEMIYYALPVVEQKLKKSLPEEEIAYLTLHFQASVERFKKKSARHLKVLVICTMGIGMSQLIVTKLERKFHSIEITGTASVSEAPVEIKEKKPDLVISTVPFSYQDVPVIVVSPLMTEEEEKEIEHWIQNGSQIDTHSSYPILKKLLHSELISVHSGEADPADILKSMVHQLEELGFVKDSYKESVLIREEQSSTAVGGGVAIPHGNPNLVKEAGIGMSVFRNPVKWGKERVSIVFLLAMSNEKRYLLKDLFKEISHLTENPSFIREVAEQETAENIYALF is encoded by the coding sequence GTGATTGAAAGACAAAACAGACTGCTTTCTTTTTTATTAAAAAGCGGGGGAAGCGTGTCAGTAGATGATATTGCCGCTGAACTGGATTGTTCTGAAAAAACAATCCGAAATGACTGTAAGGTTATTGACCAATGGCTGAAGCAGGCATCAGACGTCCGCTTGATAAGAAGACGCGGAGTAGGTGTTTATCTCGAGGGTACAGCCTCTGCAATCTCAAATTTAATGGATATCTCTAAAAAGGAGCAGGCAGCAGACACCGTAATGGCTGACAGCATTAGAAGAATGAGCATCGTGCGCCAGCTCCTCTTAAAAAATAAAGATTCGACGCTTCAGGAGCTGGCAGAAAAGTATTACGTCAGCAAAACAGTTGTGAGGCATGATATCAAGCAGATGGGGGATTGGCTTAAGTCGTTCAATCTGGAGATGCAGCTTAAACAAAAGGTTGGTTTGAGGGTGGACGGTAACGAAAAAAACAGGCGTGATGCTTTATCCAGATTGACCGGTATGCTGATTCATGCTGCAGAAGAAGAAAAAAACTTCGTGAACCAGATCTTTGCTCCTCATGAGATTGATTTCGTGAGAAGCAGCCTTAAGAAATTAGAGCAGCAGCTGTGCTATTCGTTCACAGAAAGTGCGCTTGAAAACTTGATTACTCATATTCTGATTTCAATTAAAAGGGTGAAGACGGGCAGTAAAATTACGATTTCTCCGGATGAGGAGGAGCGGATTAAACAAACGAAAGAATACCCGGCTGTTGGAGCTTTTTTAAAGGATATTGAAAAGGCAATAGCCGTTAAACTCCCTCAGGAGGAAGCCGTCTATATCACGATCCGGGTTCTTGGCACAAAAGTTTATTATCACGCGAAGGACAGGGGAAAACTGGAGAAAGAACTGGCTGGATTTGATGCTGCTGTACTGGAGTTTTCCAAGAAGCTGATCGAGGCTGTTTCTGAGATTACGGATATTGATTTTACGAATGATGAGCTCTTGCTTGCCGGATTGGCAGGCCATCTGCAGACCACGTTCCATCGACTGGATTATGCCCTGCCGTTTTCCAATCCTATGGCAGATGAGATCAAGAAAATGTACATGACGATGTTTGAGATGATTTATTATGCGTTGCCGGTTGTTGAACAAAAGCTGAAAAAATCGCTCCCTGAAGAAGAGATCGCTTATCTGACGCTTCATTTTCAAGCCTCGGTAGAACGGTTCAAGAAAAAAAGCGCCCGTCATCTGAAGGTGCTCGTCATATGTACGATGGGAATCGGCATGTCCCAGCTCATCGTGACCAAACTTGAGCGGAAGTTCCATTCCATTGAGATCACAGGAACAGCGTCGGTCAGTGAAGCACCTGTTGAAATTAAAGAGAAGAAGCCGGATTTAGTGATCAGCACGGTCCCTTTCTCTTATCAGGATGTGCCAGTGATAGTCGTGTCTCCTCTTATGACCGAAGAGGAGGAGAAAGAAATTGAACATTGGATTCAAAACGGCTCGCAAATCGATACGCATAGCAGCTATCCGATCTTAAAAAAGCTGCTGCATTCAGAGCTGATATCGGTTCATTCCGGTGAGGCAGACCCTGCAGATATTTTAAAATCAATGGTTCATCAATTGGAGGAACTTGGATTCGTAAAAGACAGCTACAAAGAAAGCGTCCTGATACGAGAAGAACAATCGTCTACGGCAGTGGGAGGCGGTGTGGCGATCCCTCATGGAAACCCGAATCTTGTAAAAGAAGCAGGCATTGGGATGTCGGTTTTTAGAAATCCCGTTAAGTGGGGGAAAGAAAGAGTATCAATCGTATTTTTGCTGGCCATGAGCAATGAAAAAAGATACCTCTTGAAAGACCTTTTCAAGGAGATATCTCATTTGACGGAGAATCCATCATTTATTCGTGAAGTGGCAGAACAAGAAACTGCTGAAAATATTTATGCATTATTTTAA